One region of Mucilaginibacter gotjawali genomic DNA includes:
- a CDS encoding AAA family ATPase produces the protein MEDELFEQRTDLSKLSHAVEQIKTTLAKIIVGQQESIDLLIAGILADGHILIEGVPGVAKTLTAKLIARSIKAQYSRIQFTPDLMPSDILGTSVFNPKTTEFEFKHGPVFGNIILIDEINRAPAKTQSALFEVMEERQVTIDGQTYKMQEPFTVLATQNPVEHEGTYRLPEAQLDRFIFKIEVKYPSLDEEIAILTQQHQHKTAEQLLDIQPVLSGDDIVAIRNQVLGLHVEEKLLVYVAKLIHESRNNKSLYLGGSPRASLAIVNAAKAIAAIRGRDFVTPDDIIYVAAPVLRHRIMLTPDKEMEGASPDDIIAQMIGKIEVPR, from the coding sequence ATGGAAGATGAACTATTTGAACAGAGAACCGATCTCAGCAAGTTGAGCCATGCTGTCGAACAAATAAAAACCACGCTTGCGAAAATCATTGTGGGCCAGCAGGAGAGTATCGACCTGTTGATCGCCGGGATCCTGGCCGATGGACATATTTTGATAGAAGGTGTTCCGGGTGTGGCAAAAACATTGACAGCGAAGTTAATTGCCAGGTCGATAAAAGCACAGTACTCGCGCATCCAGTTTACGCCCGACCTGATGCCTTCGGATATTTTGGGCACATCAGTTTTTAACCCAAAAACAACAGAGTTTGAGTTTAAGCACGGGCCGGTTTTTGGCAATATCATCCTGATAGATGAAATTAACCGCGCACCCGCCAAAACACAGTCGGCTTTGTTTGAGGTGATGGAGGAGCGCCAGGTAACCATTGACGGCCAGACCTATAAAATGCAGGAACCGTTTACTGTATTGGCGACCCAGAACCCTGTTGAACACGAAGGCACCTACCGCCTTCCGGAAGCACAACTGGACAGGTTTATCTTTAAGATAGAAGTTAAATATCCATCACTTGACGAAGAGATTGCGATCCTGACACAGCAACACCAGCATAAAACAGCTGAACAGCTGCTCGATATACAGCCTGTGTTATCAGGTGACGATATTGTTGCTATCAGGAACCAGGTTTTAGGCCTGCATGTAGAGGAAAAGCTCCTGGTATATGTTGCGAAACTGATCCACGAAAGCCGCAATAACAAGTCATTATATCTGGGGGGCTCACCACGTGCTTCGCTCGCCATCGTAAATGCTGCAAAAGCCATAGCTGCCATCAGGGGCCGCGACTTTGTAACACCCGACGATATTATTTACGTAGCCGCGCCGGTTTTAAGGCACAGGATAATGCTTACGCCCGATAAGGAAATGGAAGGCGCATCCCCTGATGATATCATTGCGCAAATGATCGGGAAAATTGAGGTACCGAGGTGA
- a CDS encoding DUF58 domain-containing protein encodes MKKGSGLFYKNLFLTNRLFTALGGCVVLFLLAFFFPWLGIIPELAFYCLVVLMMMDLFMLYRVKKGIFAKRHAPERLSNNDDNELGIYIENWYPFNITAGIIDEIPIQFQKRDLWFDTELKPQQRKLINYILRPTKRGEYEFGLVRVFVKSPLKLISRRYNFGKGETLPVYPSFLQMRKYELMAISDHLSELGIKKMRRLGHSLEFEQVKNYVQGDDFRTINWKATARRGSLMVNSYTDEKSQHVYCVIDKSRAMKMPFEGLSLLDYAINASLVLSNIALLKEDKAGLITVAEKIGAVVPADRKPTQTNKILEILYKEKTRYLETNMELLYSTVRNVIKQRSLVVFFTNYESISSLQRQLPYLKRIAKFHLLLVVFFENTELKKLSEKPAADVEGIYIKTIAEKFAYDKKLIVKELAKNNIQSILSTPQNLTVNTINRYLEIKAKQRI; translated from the coding sequence GTGAAGAAAGGTTCAGGTCTGTTTTATAAAAATCTGTTTTTAACTAACCGGTTATTTACCGCGCTGGGAGGCTGTGTAGTGTTGTTTCTGCTGGCTTTCTTTTTTCCATGGTTGGGTATCATACCCGAACTCGCCTTCTATTGCCTGGTTGTGCTGATGATGATGGATCTTTTTATGCTTTACCGCGTAAAAAAAGGCATTTTCGCCAAACGGCATGCCCCCGAACGCCTCAGCAATAATGATGATAACGAACTGGGGATCTATATTGAAAACTGGTACCCTTTTAATATTACTGCTGGTATTATTGATGAAATACCCATCCAGTTTCAAAAACGAGACCTTTGGTTCGATACAGAACTGAAGCCTCAGCAACGCAAACTAATCAACTATATCCTGCGGCCAACCAAACGCGGCGAGTATGAGTTCGGGTTGGTAAGGGTATTCGTAAAATCGCCTTTAAAGCTCATCAGCAGGCGTTACAACTTCGGTAAGGGCGAAACCTTACCAGTTTACCCTTCGTTCCTGCAGATGCGGAAATATGAGCTAATGGCCATATCTGATCACCTATCGGAGCTGGGCATCAAAAAAATGCGAAGGCTGGGCCATAGCCTGGAGTTTGAACAAGTAAAAAACTATGTACAGGGAGACGATTTCCGCACCATCAACTGGAAAGCCACTGCAAGGCGCGGAAGCCTGATGGTTAACTCTTACACTGACGAAAAATCTCAGCATGTATACTGTGTCATAGACAAATCAAGGGCCATGAAAATGCCTTTTGAAGGTTTGAGCCTGCTTGACTATGCCATCAATGCCAGCCTGGTACTCTCCAACATCGCTTTGCTAAAAGAAGACAAAGCAGGCCTGATCACCGTAGCCGAAAAAATTGGCGCAGTAGTACCTGCCGACAGGAAGCCTACACAGACCAACAAAATACTGGAGATTTTATACAAGGAGAAGACCCGCTACCTGGAAACAAATATGGAGCTGCTGTATAGCACTGTCCGTAATGTGATTAAACAGCGCAGCCTGGTGGTATTTTTCACCAATTACGAAAGCATCTCGTCCCTGCAAAGGCAGCTCCCTTACCTAAAAAGGATCGCTAAATTCCATTTGTTGCTGGTGGTATTTTTTGAGAATACCGAATTGAAAAAACTGAGCGAAAAACCGGCAGCCGATGTGGAAGGCATCTATATAAAAACCATCGCCGAAAAGTTTGCTTATGACAAAAAACTGATCGTTAAGGAACTGGCAAAAAACAACATCCAATCTATTTTAAGCACCCCGCAAAACCTGACCGTAAATACCATTAACCGCTACCTGGAAATAAAAGCTAAACAAAGGATTTGA
- a CDS encoding mechanosensitive ion channel family protein, translating to MKLQKYYDLVYDWLLINGARFLVAVIILLIGLKLIRFLRSKLSNRLARRHVHSSLQPFFLSLTITAFYILLIIVVMKILGWPLTEFTTIIGAFSVAAGLALSGTFQNFAGGVLILLLKPFELDDSIVAQGQEGKVTSIQIFYTVLLTVDNKTIIIPNGKLFNEVIVNVSRENRRRLDFEFKMGYAADIDKAKAIVLDIIKAEKSILVDFPVRVGVIAMDVDSIRFTVNVWVLPDDFLSVKISLMENILKKMAAAGIAFPKPG from the coding sequence ATGAAGCTTCAAAAATATTACGACCTGGTTTACGACTGGTTATTAATCAACGGCGCCCGTTTCCTGGTCGCAGTCATCATATTACTTATCGGGTTAAAACTGATCAGGTTCCTCAGATCGAAGCTTAGCAACCGTTTGGCCAGAAGGCATGTACACTCGTCTTTACAGCCGTTCTTTTTAAGCTTAACCATCACTGCCTTTTATATTTTGCTGATCATCGTAGTGATGAAGATACTTGGCTGGCCCTTAACGGAGTTTACCACTATTATAGGGGCATTTAGCGTGGCGGCAGGTTTGGCGCTATCGGGCACCTTCCAAAATTTTGCCGGCGGAGTGCTCATTCTTTTACTAAAACCATTTGAGCTTGACGACAGTATTGTAGCCCAGGGACAGGAGGGTAAAGTAACATCGATACAGATTTTTTATACGGTGTTATTAACGGTTGATAATAAAACTATCATCATCCCCAATGGCAAGCTGTTTAACGAAGTAATTGTAAATGTTAGCCGTGAGAACCGCAGGCGACTGGACTTTGAATTTAAAATGGGCTATGCGGCTGATATTGATAAAGCCAAAGCAATTGTACTTGACATTATAAAGGCTGAGAAAAGTATTTTAGTGGATTTCCCGGTTAGGGTAGGAGTTATTGCCATGGATGTGGACAGTATCCGTTTTACCGTAAACGTTTGGGTTTTGCCGGATGATTTTTTGTCGGTTAAAATTTCATTAATGGAGAATATCCTGAAGAAAATGGCCGCTGCCGGCATTGCTTTCCCAAAACCGGGTTAG
- the groL gene encoding chaperonin GroEL (60 kDa chaperone family; promotes refolding of misfolded polypeptides especially under stressful conditions; forms two stacked rings of heptamers to form a barrel-shaped 14mer; ends can be capped by GroES; misfolded proteins enter the barrel where they are refolded when GroES binds): MAKQVKYNVEARDALKRGVDILANAVKVTLGPKGRNVIIDKKFGSPIITKDGVTVAKEIELKDALENMGAQMVKEVASKTADQAGDGTTTATVLAQAIVTAGIKNVAAGANPMDLKRGIDKAVAAVVEDLKKQSQTVGEDNNKIKQVAAISANNDEIIGSLIAEAMAKVGKDGVITVEEAKGTETEVKTVEGMQFDRGYLSPYFVTNADKMEVELDNPYILIYDKKISSMKELLPILEKQVQTGKPLLIIAEDLDGEALATLVVNKIRGSLKVAAVKAPGFGDRRKAMLEDLAILTGGTVISEERGYKLENADLTYLGTAEKIVIDKDNTTVINGAGKSEEIKSRVSQIKSQIESTTSDYDREKLQERLAKLSGGVAVLYVGAATEVEMKEKKDRVDDALHATRAAVEEGIVAGGGVAFIRAVAALTGLKGVNEDENTGIQIIRRAIEEPLRQICENAGIEGSIVVQKVKEGTGDFGYNARTDKYENLIGAGVIDPTKVGRIALENAASIAAMLLTTECVLADDPEDEKAGGPPMGGGGMGGMM; this comes from the coding sequence ATGGCAAAACAAGTTAAATACAATGTTGAAGCACGCGATGCCCTTAAACGCGGCGTGGATATTTTAGCCAATGCGGTTAAAGTAACATTAGGCCCTAAAGGTCGTAACGTAATTATTGATAAAAAATTCGGTTCACCTATCATTACAAAAGACGGTGTAACTGTTGCTAAAGAGATCGAATTAAAAGATGCTTTAGAAAATATGGGGGCCCAAATGGTTAAAGAAGTAGCCTCAAAAACTGCTGACCAGGCAGGTGACGGTACTACCACTGCTACCGTATTAGCTCAGGCAATTGTAACCGCAGGTATTAAAAACGTAGCTGCCGGTGCAAATCCTATGGATTTAAAACGCGGTATCGACAAAGCTGTTGCAGCCGTTGTTGAAGATCTGAAAAAACAATCACAAACAGTTGGCGAAGACAATAACAAGATCAAACAAGTTGCAGCTATTTCGGCTAATAACGATGAGATCATTGGTTCATTGATCGCTGAAGCGATGGCTAAAGTTGGTAAAGATGGTGTGATCACTGTTGAAGAAGCAAAAGGAACTGAAACAGAAGTTAAAACTGTTGAAGGTATGCAATTTGACCGTGGTTACCTTTCTCCATACTTTGTGACCAATGCTGATAAAATGGAAGTTGAACTGGATAATCCATATATCCTGATCTATGATAAAAAAATCTCTTCCATGAAGGAATTACTTCCTATCCTTGAAAAACAGGTTCAAACAGGCAAACCACTTTTAATTATTGCTGAAGACCTTGACGGCGAAGCTTTAGCTACTTTGGTAGTTAACAAGATCCGCGGCTCGCTGAAGGTTGCTGCTGTTAAAGCACCAGGCTTTGGTGATCGCAGGAAAGCAATGCTGGAAGATCTGGCTATCTTAACCGGTGGTACTGTAATTTCAGAAGAAAGAGGTTATAAATTAGAAAACGCCGATCTTACTTACTTAGGTACTGCTGAGAAAATCGTTATCGACAAAGATAATACAACAGTTATCAACGGTGCTGGTAAATCAGAAGAGATCAAATCACGCGTAAGCCAGATCAAATCTCAGATCGAATCAACTACATCTGATTATGACCGCGAAAAATTACAGGAACGTTTGGCCAAATTATCAGGCGGTGTTGCTGTACTTTACGTAGGTGCTGCTACCGAAGTTGAAATGAAAGAAAAGAAAGACCGTGTTGATGATGCTTTACATGCAACCCGTGCGGCTGTTGAAGAAGGTATTGTTGCAGGTGGTGGTGTTGCTTTCATTCGCGCGGTTGCTGCCCTTACCGGCCTAAAAGGTGTTAACGAAGACGAAAATACTGGTATCCAGATCATCCGTCGCGCTATCGAAGAGCCTTTACGCCAGATTTGCGAAAACGCAGGTATCGAAGGTTCTATCGTAGTTCAAAAAGTTAAAGAAGGAACAGGTGACTTTGGTTACAATGCACGCACCGATAAGTACGAAAACTTAATTGGTGCAGGTGTTATTGACCCAACTAAAGTAGGCCGTATAGCTTTGGAAAACGCAGCGTCAATTGCAGCAATGTTGTTAACAACAGAATGCGTGTTGGCTGATGATCCTGAAGACGAAAAAGCCGGCGGTCCTCCAATGGGCGGCGGTGGCATGGGCGGCATGATGTAA
- the groES gene encoding co-chaperone GroES — protein sequence MSLNIKPIGDRVVVEAAPAEEKTASGIIIPDTAKEKPQRGTIVAVGDGKVDEPLTVKVGDHVLYGKYAGTEITYEGKEYLIMRESDIYAVL from the coding sequence ATGTCATTAAACATTAAACCTATCGGAGACAGGGTAGTAGTGGAAGCTGCTCCGGCCGAAGAGAAAACTGCTTCCGGGATCATTATTCCGGATACTGCTAAAGAAAAACCTCAGCGCGGAACTATTGTTGCTGTAGGCGACGGAAAAGTAGATGAGCCTTTGACCGTTAAAGTTGGTGACCATGTTTTATATGGTAAGTATGCAGGTACCGAGATCACCTACGAAGGCAAGGAGTATTTAATTATGCGTGAATCTGATATTTACGCCGTTCTTTAA
- the secG gene encoding preprotein translocase subunit SecG, whose protein sequence is MYQLLLIIAIIVCVLLVLIVLIQNPKGGGLSSNFSSSSQLMGVQKTGDFLEKGTWGLAIILIVLSMAINVAVKGGTQTTVNKFKEQTEGASKPVTPAAAPVSFPAQTPANNQPAPAQKGK, encoded by the coding sequence ATGTACCAGTTATTACTGATCATCGCGATCATCGTTTGTGTGTTATTAGTACTGATCGTATTGATACAAAACCCTAAAGGCGGCGGTTTATCGTCAAATTTTTCAAGTTCATCGCAACTGATGGGCGTTCAAAAAACCGGTGATTTCCTTGAAAAAGGAACCTGGGGACTTGCTATCATTCTTATCGTATTATCGATGGCCATTAATGTGGCCGTTAAGGGCGGTACGCAAACAACCGTAAACAAATTTAAAGAGCAAACAGAAGGCGCTTCAAAACCGGTTACTCCTGCTGCAGCCCCTGTAAGTTTTCCTGCACAAACTCCTGCAAACAATCAGCCTGCTCCCGCTCAAAAGGGAAAGTAA
- a CDS encoding LptE family protein yields the protein MKRIPGLLLVVIGLFLLGSSCSYSLKLSGASIPVNMKTIRVEFFENNAQLVVNNLSTNFTEALKTRIRNTTKLAVVQGEADAIMSGAITDYSIAPVSINATANNVAPIAGASRLTITVKVKYENLLEKGKKDNDSFEESFTKYQDFSGDINTQEQTLIAAINKQLTEDIFNKAFANW from the coding sequence ATGAAAAGGATCCCCGGATTATTGTTGGTTGTTATCGGTTTGTTTTTACTTGGCTCATCGTGCAGTTATTCGTTAAAATTAAGCGGCGCGTCGATCCCGGTCAATATGAAAACCATCAGGGTTGAATTTTTTGAGAACAATGCCCAACTGGTGGTGAATAATCTGAGTACGAATTTTACCGAAGCATTGAAAACCCGGATCCGTAATACAACCAAGCTAGCTGTGGTACAAGGTGAGGCCGATGCTATTATGTCTGGCGCTATTACTGATTATAGCATCGCTCCGGTATCTATCAATGCCACGGCAAACAATGTGGCGCCCATAGCCGGGGCCAGCCGTTTAACTATTACGGTAAAGGTAAAATATGAGAACTTATTGGAAAAAGGGAAAAAAGACAATGATAGTTTTGAAGAGTCTTTCACCAAATACCAGGACTTCAGCGGCGACATAAATACACAGGAACAAACCCTGATAGCAGCTATTAATAAACAGTTAACAGAAGATATTTTTAATAAGGCCTTTGCAAATTGGTAA
- a CDS encoding sigma-54 interaction domain-containing protein has protein sequence MEIQEIKQRFGIIGSSPLLNRAINIAIQVAPTDISVLITGESGSGKEVFSHIIHQISPRKHGPFIAVNCGAIPEGTIDSELFGHEKGAYTGAVGERKGYFETVNGGTIFLDEIAEMPLGTQARLLRVLESGQYIKVGSSKVEKTNVRVIAATNVDVYEAVKNGKFREDLYYRLNTVPLRIPPLRDRKEDVYLLFRKFTSDFTDKYRTPPIQLDEEAQQVLINYSWPGNIRQLKNMAEQLAVLERDRVITAQTLLSYIPAEQTGKNLPMRLDNQQKEDFSERDILYKVLFDMKRDMVELKKLVADIIENGGVSINHSGNAQSINQLYRDIEMPGNHEPQFTLQKPVTNNNINTNPYNITHDAEEVEESLSLVDKESDLIRKALKKHKGKRKLAASELGISERTLYRKIKELNL, from the coding sequence ATGGAGATACAGGAAATAAAACAACGCTTCGGGATCATTGGCAGTTCGCCATTGCTTAACCGGGCAATAAATATAGCCATACAGGTGGCACCGACGGATATTTCTGTATTGATTACCGGCGAAAGCGGTAGCGGTAAGGAGGTGTTTTCACATATTATTCACCAGATCAGCCCGCGTAAACATGGGCCCTTTATTGCAGTAAACTGTGGGGCTATCCCCGAAGGGACGATAGATTCAGAATTATTCGGCCACGAAAAAGGCGCCTATACCGGCGCCGTTGGCGAACGTAAAGGGTATTTTGAAACCGTGAATGGCGGCACCATATTTTTGGATGAAATTGCCGAGATGCCCCTGGGTACACAGGCCCGCTTACTGAGGGTGCTTGAATCAGGCCAGTATATTAAAGTAGGTTCATCAAAGGTTGAAAAAACCAATGTTCGTGTTATTGCGGCTACCAACGTTGATGTTTACGAGGCTGTAAAAAACGGTAAATTCAGGGAGGATTTGTATTACCGGTTAAATACTGTGCCTTTACGTATCCCGCCGTTGCGCGACAGAAAAGAAGATGTTTACCTGCTTTTCAGAAAATTCACTTCGGATTTTACCGATAAATACCGCACACCGCCTATACAGCTGGATGAGGAAGCACAACAGGTGCTTATCAATTATTCGTGGCCGGGCAACATCAGGCAGCTAAAAAACATGGCCGAGCAGCTTGCCGTGCTCGAGCGTGACCGCGTTATCACTGCTCAAACCCTGTTATCCTATATCCCGGCCGAACAAACCGGCAAAAATTTGCCTATGCGCCTGGATAACCAGCAAAAGGAAGATTTTTCAGAAAGGGATATCTTATACAAAGTGTTATTTGATATGAAACGGGATATGGTGGAGTTGAAAAAATTGGTGGCCGATATTATCGAAAACGGGGGTGTTTCTATCAATCATTCAGGTAATGCGCAATCAATAAACCAATTATACAGGGATATTGAAATGCCTGGCAATCACGAACCGCAATTTACTTTACAAAAACCCGTTACCAATAATAATATCAATACCAATCCGTACAATATTACGCATGACGCAGAAGAGGTTGAAGAATCACTTTCGCTGGTTGATAAGGAGTCGGACCTGATCCGCAAGGCATTGAAAAAGCATAAGGGGAAACGTAAACTTGCCGCGAGCGAACTGGGAATATCTGAAAGGACTTTGTACCGTAAAATAAAAGAGTTAAATTTATAA
- the miaB gene encoding tRNA (N6-isopentenyl adenosine(37)-C2)-methylthiotransferase MiaB: MMDLAIADKVHDESRQGEALVLETKKAKNNGRKLYIESYGCAMNFSDSEIVASILLDQGYETTSDFNVADVIFINTCSIRENAEQRVRHRLREFTIAKVKNPGLVVGVLGCMAERLKSKFLEEEKLVDVVVGPDAYRDLPNLIDQVDSGQKAVNVLLSREETYADISPVRLNSNGINAFVSIMRGCDNMCSFCVVPFTRGRERSRDPQSIVKECTDLFNQGYREVTLLGQNVDSYKWGGSPKVGKSESPEEEKAEGLGDIQQVNFANLLEMVALINPDLRVRFSTSHPKDITDEVLYTIKKHDNICNYIHLPVQSGNSRVLEMMNRTYDRDWYINRIDAIRRIIPECAISTDVITGFCSETDEEHQDTLSMMDYVQYDFAYMFMYSERPGTLAAKRYADDIPDAVKRQRLKDVVAKQQQYSFSRLQAQVGSVQKVLIEGFSKKSDNDYCGRSDNNAMVVFPVGENYKPGQYVNVLIDRSTTATLIGKVV, translated from the coding sequence ATGATGGATCTGGCAATTGCAGATAAAGTGCACGACGAAAGCAGGCAGGGAGAAGCCCTGGTATTGGAAACAAAAAAGGCAAAAAATAATGGCCGGAAACTTTATATTGAAAGTTATGGCTGTGCCATGAATTTCTCTGACAGTGAGATAGTAGCTTCTATTTTGCTGGATCAGGGATATGAAACAACTTCGGATTTTAATGTTGCCGACGTGATATTTATCAATACCTGTTCTATCCGCGAAAACGCTGAACAGCGCGTTCGTCACCGCTTGCGCGAATTTACCATTGCCAAGGTGAAGAACCCCGGACTGGTAGTTGGTGTGCTTGGCTGCATGGCCGAACGCTTAAAATCAAAGTTTTTAGAAGAAGAAAAATTGGTGGATGTAGTGGTTGGCCCTGATGCTTACCGCGACCTGCCTAACCTGATAGACCAGGTGGATAGTGGACAGAAAGCAGTGAATGTGCTTTTATCACGGGAAGAAACCTATGCGGATATAAGCCCGGTACGCCTTAACAGCAATGGTATTAATGCCTTCGTATCAATTATGCGGGGTTGCGATAATATGTGTTCGTTTTGTGTAGTGCCTTTTACACGTGGCCGCGAGCGCAGCCGCGACCCGCAATCCATCGTTAAAGAATGTACTGATTTGTTTAACCAGGGATACCGCGAGGTTACCTTGCTGGGGCAAAATGTGGATTCGTATAAATGGGGAGGAAGTCCGAAAGTCGGGAAGTCCGAAAGTCCGGAAGAAGAAAAAGCAGAGGGTTTAGGTGATATACAGCAAGTCAACTTTGCCAACCTTTTAGAAATGGTTGCCTTGATCAATCCCGATCTGCGGGTGCGTTTTTCAACTTCCCACCCAAAGGATATTACCGACGAAGTGCTGTACACCATAAAAAAACACGATAATATTTGCAACTATATCCACCTGCCGGTACAATCGGGCAATAGCCGTGTGCTGGAAATGATGAACCGTACGTATGACCGCGACTGGTATATCAACAGGATCGACGCGATCAGGAGGATCATCCCCGAATGTGCCATTTCAACCGATGTGATCACCGGGTTTTGCAGCGAAACGGATGAAGAACACCAGGATACCTTAAGCATGATGGATTATGTGCAGTATGACTTTGCCTATATGTTTATGTATTCCGAACGCCCGGGTACTTTAGCAGCCAAACGTTATGCTGACGATATCCCTGACGCGGTAAAACGCCAGCGCCTGAAAGATGTAGTTGCCAAACAACAGCAATACTCATTCTCTCGGCTACAGGCGCAGGTTGGTTCCGTACAAAAGGTTTTGATCGAAGGCTTTTCAAAAAAATCAGACAATGATTATTGCGGCAGAAGTGATAATAACGCGATGGTGGTTTTCCCGGTAGGTGAAAATTATAAACCGGGGCAGTATGTAAACGTTTTAATCGACAGGAGTACAACAGCTACCCTGATCGGGAAAGTTGTTTAG